A stretch of DNA from Thermococcus sp. Bubb.Bath:
AGGTCACTCCTCCGCTGAGGGTTATGTATGTTGCCTCGGTTGCAGTGGCTATGCTGGAGCATATTATGTTCCTGCTGGCAACCACCGCCACCTTGTTGAGTCCAAGGTCTGCGAGGGCCTTTCCGACCAGCCTTCCGGTGAGGGCCCTAAGGTAGATCTCCTCCTCAAAGGTTGTCTTCGCCATTCAAACCACCTCCTTTACCCAACTTTGTGGGTTTGTTCTCAATTTTGTATAAGTGATGTTCTGTAATATAACCTTTTTGGTTTTCCTAATGAACTTTTGTCAGCCGAATTAATTATCCCTTTGTCATAATGTCAAACAAACTCGAATATTGGTCCGAAAAACCGAATGAATGACATCTAAATCCTGCTGAAAACGACATTGTGGCACTACTCAGAGATGGCGAGCGCTGTTGGATTCCATCAGAGTCAACTGCGACGGAGGGGAACAGCTGTAAAAAAGACAAAGATCGCAAAGAGGAAAGCTATGAGCTCCCATCAGGAGCCCCACTGGACGAGCTTTCTAACGGCTTCCCTAAGCTTCTTCTCGTCCTCTTCGGTCGGGTAGCCCTTGCTCTCCACGGTCGCAACGTGGTCGAACTTGCTTCTCGTTATGAGCGTCTCGATCTTCCTTCCGGCCACCCCGCCCCATCCGAAGGCTCCGACGATGAGGGCGGGCTTCTCGTAGTTGGCCTTATCCACTATCTCGTAGAGGGTGTAGCGGATCCTCGGATGTATCTCTGCCTCATACGTGGAGGCACCGATTACTATGGCTTCGCTGTCCGGAACCTCACCGAGGATGTCGCTCACTGCAGGAGCTTCTTTGTCCGTGAAGCAATAAACTACAGGTTTCTTTCCGTGCTTCCTTAGCTCGTCAAGGACGATTTCCATCCTCCTCTCGACGAAGCCATACATAGAGTCGTAGATGACGAGAACCTTGTCCTTTTCCGGAACCCCAGCGCCAACTGCCTCGTAGTACTCGAATATCCTCTTCGGGTTCTTGCACCAGGCCAGACCGTGGCCGGGTAGTATCATTTTAGCTTCCTCGACTATTCCAAGCTCCTTGAGCTTCTTGATGTTCTGGACTATGTACTTGTGGTAGTGGCCGATGACGGTGACGATGTACTTGGTTACGTGCGGAAGGTACTTCTTTACGACCTCCTCATCACTGTCGTCGATGGTCTCAGGAATGGAATAGCCGCCGCCGGCATCGCAGGAGAATATCAGCCTGTCCTCCACCACGTAGGTTATCATCGTATCCGGCCAGTGGAGCCAGGGGACGGCTATGAAGCGGAAGGTCTTTTCACCTATCTTGAGCTCTTCTCCGTCTTTGACGACCCTGAAGTTCTCGACGACTTTATCGCCGTAGAACCCCTGGAGGAGGTTCTTCGCGAACTGCGTGCCTATTATCTGAGCTCTGTAACCGTTCTCCTCCAGAACCTTCGGCAGGGCGCCGCTGTGGTCTGGCTCAGTATGGTGCACGATTATGTGGGTTATCCCCTCCGGGTCGACAAGTTTCTTCAGACCCTCCATGAAAAGGTCTGTGTACTCCTCCTTGCTTCCATCGAAGAGAACCACCGCGTCCTTCAGCTTCATGAGGTATGCGTTGTAGGTTATCCCCTCAGGAATCTCCCACGCGGCCTCGAAGGATCTTATTCTGTCGTCGTCAACCCTGATGATGTACAGCTCCGGGTCGGTGCAGAGCTTCTCAACTCGAACTCCGGGCATTTTCCGTCACCCTAAGATGAGTTCAAAAATCGAAATATAAAAGGCTTTTCATTCTTTACTGCTGAGACACTAAAATGGATGCATGCTTCTGGCTTTTTGGTCATATTGTCATGTAACTCTGTGAACTTCACTGCACTTATATTCTCAGTCCGATTTCTAGGTGACTTTCTTTATTCCCCATCTATACCAGAAGAGTTAAGTACGGGGAAGGGAGGAGTTCACCCTTCCTTTGTGAACCCGAAAACCTCCTCCAGATCCGGAAGCTCGCCTATTGGGTAGACCTTGAAGAAGACCACCTTCCCCTCTTCATCAACCAGGACATTGGCTCTCTCCGAGAAGCCGCCCTCTTCCCTGAAGAGACCGTAGAGCTTTGCAACCTTACCGTGCGGCCAGAAGTCGCTCAGAATTCTCAGCTTCTTCAGCCCCATGTGCTCGGCCCACGCCTTCTTTGTGGGAACTGAATCAACGCTAATCCCGACGGGAACGACGTTCAGTTTCTCAAAGCGCTCGTAGTTCTCGTCAAGGGCCTTCATCTGCTTTTCGCAGACGGAAGTCCAGGCAAGAGGGTGGAAGGACAGGAGGACTTTCTTACCCCTGAAGTCGCTGAGCCTAAAATCTTCACCGTTCTGATCCTTAAGGAGGAAATCCGGAGCTTTTTCACCAACTTTCACACGATCACGCTCCAAATTGGTTTTTAATTGTTGGAACAAAGCAGGAAAAAGAAAAAATCACTCGAGGCCTTTCAGAGCTTTTTCTCCTCGAAGAACTTCTTCACCAGCTCGGGCTTCGGCTCGCGCTTCCAGAGCGGCGTTTTGTCCCGCTTGTAAGCCGGAACCTGCTCTTCGAAACTGGGCTTCTCGTGGATGTAGAATATTCCGAGCGGGAGCGGGTCACTCTCCAAGGCCCTCCTGAAGGCGGCCTCCCTGTCGTGGGGGTCGTGGTCGTCCATCCAGTAGGTGTGCTCCTTATACCACGCGTATGTGTTCACCTTGTTGAAGCTCACACAGGGATGGAGGATGTCCACTATGGCCAGGCCCTTGTGCCTGATGGCCTTCTTGATTATCTCCACGCTCTCCTTGAAGTAGCCCATGAATGTCCTCGCGACGAAGGAAGCGTCCAGGGCAACTCCGAGGGCAACAGGGTTGAAGGGCTCTTCAAAAACTCCCCACGGCTGGGTCGGGGTCTTCATGCCTTTCATCGTCGTCGGCGAGGCCTGTCCTTTCGTCAATCCATAGACCTGGTTGTCGTGGATGAGGACGGTTATGTCAGGATTCCTCCTTATTGCGTGGAGCAGGTGGTTTCCACCCTCTGCATACATGTCGCCGTCTCCGCCCTCCGCTATCACAGTAAGCTCGGGGTTGGAGGCCTTAACCCCCGTCGCTATCGGTATCGAGCGCCCGTGGAGAGTGTGGTAGCCGTTGGCGTTGATGTAGTGCGGCATCTTTGCGGCCTGACCGATACCGCTGACGATGGCCACTTCGCTCGGCTTCAGCCCAAGTTCAGCCAGAGTGGAGATTAGTATGTTCCTTATGCCGAAGTTTCCACACCCAGGGCACCACGCTATTTCAGCACTTCCTGGCCTCTTTGGCTCGAAGAGCTCTCTTCCAGTGGGAAGCTGAACGTTCATTCTACCACCCCCTTGAGGCCCTCAAGAACCTCTTCAACCGAGAACGGCCTCCCGTCGTACTTCAGAATCTTATGATGCACCTCTATGCCAAGCTCTTTCTTTAGCAGCTCCGCGAACTGGCCGGTGATATTGCTCTCCACATCGATGAGAACCTTGCCCTCGAAGAACTCCTTTACCTCTGGGTTGAGCGGATAGACCCAGCTGAAGTGGAGCAGAGCAACGTCCTCCCTTCCGAGCTTTTCAAGGGCCTCCTCAACGACGTGAAGCGTTGAACCCCAGGCTATGGCGAGGTATTTTGCATTCTCCTTGCCGATAAGCTTCGGCAGATGCGCGTTCTTCTTTATAGTCTCGAGCTTCTTGATAGCCCTCTTCTCCTGCATCTTTATCGTGAGTTCGGCGTCCTCGGTTATGTCTCCCCACTCGTCGTGCTCGTTTCCGTTCGCTACCACAACCTCTTCGCCGTAGCCAGGGACTGCCCTTGGGGAGATTCCGTCCTCGGTGAGCTCGTATCTCCGATAGCCGGGCTCCGCTTCTACGATATGGCGCTCGAACTTGACCTTCTCCACATCCGGAGCCGGAAGGTTGTAGTAGGTATCAACGAAGTATTGATCAGTGAGGATTATCACGGGAACCTGATATTTGTCGGCTAAGTTGAAGGCCTCTGAAGTAAGGTAGAACGCCTCCTCAAGGCTTCCGGGTGCGAGGATTATCCTTGGGAAGTCGCCGTGGCCCGCGTAGAGCACAAGGTTTAGGTCACCCTGCATCGTCCTCGTCGGCAAACCAGTGGCCGGTCCCGGTCTCTGGGCGAGGTGAACTACCACGGGGTTCTCGGCCATTCCCGCCAGACTCAGCGCCTCGCTCATGAGGGCGAATCCTCCTCCTGATGTGCTCACCATCGCCCTAGCCCCAGCGTACCATGCCCCAAGCGCCATATTTATAGCAGAAATCTCGTCCCCGACCTGCTCGACGACTATCTCGAAGTCCTCCGCGTGCTGTGCCGCGAATGTCGAGACTCCCGTTGATGGGCTCATGGGATAGAAGCTCAGAAAGTTCATACCTCCAGCGAAGGCGCCTATTCCCACCGCTTCCGTGCCGGTTAGAAGAACCTCCTCCCTGACTTTTTCGTCCTTTTGGACTTCAATCCCTATCGTTCCATCCTCGCAGAGCTTGACGCCGAGGTCGTAGCCATTTCTTGCCGCTTCGATGTTCTTCTCCACAACGTTCTCTCCCTTACTTCCAAAGCGCTTCCTTATGTACTCTTTAACGGCCTCAAAGTCGCCGTGGAAGAGGCCGACTATAAGACCAGCGGCCGTCGTGTTGAGGTAGAGCTGGCTCCCGACTTCCATGGCCATCTTGGTGAGCGGGACTTCAACGAGGTTTACTTTGTCCAAAAAGTCCTCCTCGACGTTTTCCTTCTCCCCGAGGACGACAGTGTTCTCGCCGAGCCTGTCTTTGACCCAGCTTAAGGTGCCCTTCTTAAAGGGCACGAGGATGTCTATCCTCTTCACGAAGGCTCTGACGCGCCTCGAAGAAACGCGTATCTCCGTGGTGTTTATTCCGCCCCTGACGCGGGACATGTACTCCTTGTTAGCGTAGACGTGGTAGCCGGACTTCTTGAGGGCGTAGGTGAGTATTGCCTCCACCGTCTGAACGCCCTGCCCGGCGGCTCCACCGAGGACTATGGAAACATCTTCCCTGAATTCACTCACGTCTCACCACCACCGGAGCGGTTTTCTTCTCTTTTACGAGACTAAGGGTCCCTTCTATGAGCCCGAGCACAGAACGAAAACTCCTCCAAACTCTCTTCAGGCCAAATCTGTTCATTCTTAACCACCGATATGTAATTCTGCGCAAAACTATATAAAGATTTCCAACCAAAGCGGTTGGGGAATTAGAATGAAACGGTATCAAAACAAAACATCCATAGGGATCTTTGCAGGCGGCTGCTTCTGGTGCATGGAGGAAGCCTTTGAGAGACTTCCCGGAGTGATTGAAGCAATATCTGGCTACACCGGGGGCTGGATGGAGAATCCTGCCTACGAACTCGTCTCAACGGGTGAGACCGGCCACAGGGAAGCGGTTAAGGTAATCTACGATCCGACCAAAATCTCCTACGAGCGTCTCTTGGAGGTCTTCTGGAGGAACATAGACCCAACAGATCCGGGCGGCCAGTTCGCCGACAGAGGCGAGCAGTACAAGACTGCCATCTTCTACCTGGACGAAGAACAGAGGGAACTCGCGGAGGAATCGAAGAGGAGGCTTGAGCTTTCGGGAATATTCGATGGGCAGATAGTAACCGAAATACTGCCCGCGAAGGAGTTCTACCCAGCCGAGGAGTACCATCAGGGCTACTACTTCCGCTTCGAGACGAACTACAAGCACTACAAGCTCTACTCCGGAAGGCTCGGATTCATAAAGTCAGTGTGGGAGAAGAACAAATACTTCCGTCTCTTCCCTGAGAGGGAGCGCTACTGGTTAGGTTACGTTAAGCCGAGCGGTGCAGAGCTTAGACTCCTGCTAACTCCTCTCCAGTACAGGGTCACACAGCTTGGGGACACGGAAGAGCCTTTCCACAACGAGTACTGGGACAACCACGATGATGGAATATACGTCGATGTGGTCTCGGGCGAGCCGCTCTTCAGTTCCCTCGACAAGTACGACTCCAGCACCGGCTGGCCGAGCTTCACGAAGCCTCTGGAAGAGTGGGCCGTTATTGAGGCCGAAGACTGCGAGGGCTTCCTCTGCGGTCGGGAAGTCAGAAGCCGCTTCGCAGATTCCCACCTTGGACACGTCTTCGACGAGCCCACACCAACGGGAAGGAGATACTGCATAAACTCCGCGGCACTCCGCTTTATTCAGAGGAAGGAGCTTGGGAGGTACGGCTACATAGCCTACGAGGATATTTTCAGGTAGCCCCCGAACGAGAGACGGATGGCCCGCCGAGAAAATGGTTCAGGCCTTGTTGTACCTTGCAAAGAAGCCGTAGAATATCAGCGTTGCCACTACGTAAAGAGTGGCAGTCGTGTAGAACGGGTAGCTGAGCGAGACTGAGAAGAGAACTCCGCCGATGTAGTTTCCAGCGCCGCGCATGAAGGTCGAGAAGGCCCTCCTTATCCCAGCGGCGGTAGCTTTCTCCTCCGTGGTGAAGAAGCCCATCATGAAGGAGTCGTTTATCGGCCAGACGATGTTCATTAGAATGGAGCGGACGATGTAGAGGAAGGCCGCTATGAGGAAGACGTCAATTAGCGGGAAGGTTGCGAAGAGCAGGGCTGCAACGAGCTGGAAGGAAGTAATGACGTTCACAGGGCCGATTTTCTCCACCAGTTTTGGAAGGCCAAAGGAGCCGAGACCCATAACCAGCTGCTGGAAGAAGAAGACGCCGCTTATGGCCGCTAAGGTCTGGCCAAAACGGAGGTTGAAGTAGAGGCTCATGTATGGGATTGTTATACCTGCGCCAAGTCCGATGAGGGCGCTTGGCAGGGAGAACTTTAGGATCTTTATTACAAGCTCTCTGTTCCAGTTTATCCTCGGGTTCTTCACTGGCACGTCCCGAATAACGAGCAGTGCCGGAATTACAATGGCGAACTGGAGGAGTGCGAGCGAGATAACCAGACGGTAGGCTATTTCGGGGGTAAGCCCGAAGGTTTCGGTCAGAAAGTCCGGAGCGAAGCCCGCAATCAGGACTCCCACCGCGTTGAATATCGTCCCGAGGCCGAAGCTGATCGAGAATGCGTGGTGCCTCAGCTTTCCCTCAACCTCTTCGCTCAGCAGTGCCGAGAAGTTCGGCTGTCGTATTCCCATGTTCACCCCAACGAGAAGAAACCCTGTCAGAAGGAGGTAGTGGGTGAGGGCCAGAACCTGGAAGAGCCTGCCCAAGAGGCCGAGAACCGCCCCAATAAGGAGGGTCTTTCTGTAACCGAGCATGAGCGAGAGCTGGCCGGCAAGCAGGAAGAAGAGCCCGCCGGTGAGGGTCTGAACCGAGAAGAACAGCCCCATGGAGTCCATACCGTAGCCGAGGGCGCGGAGGTAAAAGGGCATTATGAATATCGAGAACTGAAGGAAGAGCTGACCCACTGCATTGGCCGCTATAAGTATCTTCGCGTCCCTTCCGTAACCGCTGAGCATGGGTTAAGTTCCTATTAACACGTTTATAAGATTATCGAAACGGTTCTCCCAAGCTGTGGTTGAATAGGGGCTGAAGCTTAGAAGGGGACAAAAAAAGTTGGTATCCTCAAGCCCTGTAAAGCTCTCCCTTCAGCTCTTTCTCTATGGAAAGCGCCCTTCTAATGTCTCCGATGACCACAACCCCGATCGTCTTCCATCCTGGAAGAACGTCCTGGTATGCTCATCAAGCCACTCACCCTCTCCCTTTGTCTTTCCGATGATTGCAATCGGCAGGTTGCCAAACTTGAAGGGGGAGGAGCGGAGTTCGAATGGGTAGCGGTCCTCTTTCCCCCTGAGAATGTTTGCGAGAACCCTTGCGTGGCCAGCGGCCCCCTTCGCCGTACCGCAGATAATCCCGCTGTATTCGGCACAGTCTCCGATGGCGTAGACGCCCCCCCGCGGATGTCCTAAAATGGTCATCTATTAGAATCCCTCTCCCTGTGTGTATGCCACTCCTCCTAACTATCTCGACGTTTGGGACTATTCCAATGGCACAAATCTTTACTTTCCCCTCAACGTAGTCCCTGCTCGTGTGAACACCGTTCTCATCGGCTTTTGGGAGTTCGACGTTGAGGTGGAACTCAACGCCGGTTTCCTCAAGCTTTTCCCTTATCAGCTTGCTGAGCTCTTCGTCGAGGCCAAGAAAGGTCTCCCGCCTGTGTATTAGCTTGACGCCGTAGCCTGCCTTTGCGAGGTTTCCGGCCAGTTCAAGGCCGATGAATCCGCCTCCAACAATTAAGGCTTCTCCGTGCTCCTCAAGCAGGGCCTTTATCCCCTCTGCATCTTCAATGCTCCGGAGTGTTAGTAGGTGTTTCCCACCCTCCATCGTCGGCTCCCTCGCTCTCGCCCCTGTGGCTATAACGAGGATATCATACGGATATTCGCCCTTGTCTGTGACGAGAACCTTTCTCGCCCTGTCTATCAGTTTAGCCTCTTCGCCAAGCTTCAGCTCTATCTCATTCCGCTCGTACCAATCGAGGGGGTAAGTGAAGAGCTTTTCATTCTCAATCAGACCCGCTATGTAGTGGCTCAGCATTGGCTTTGAGTAGAATAGAACCTCTTCCCTCTCGATAATGGTTACCTGATGCTCTTTAGACAGCTCCTTGGCGAGTTCAACCCCTCCGGGGCCGTTTCCGATGATAACGATTCTCATAACGTACACCAAAAGAAGTTCTCGACGGTGTATTTAAGGGGTTTGAAAACCTAAGGTTTGGAACACCGCGTCCCGCAAATGATGTACGTGTTGTTTCCAACAGAAAACGGTGTTAACTATGCCGCTTCCTCCCGTTGCCTCCCCCTACGATAAACTTGAAGTTGAAAGCGCTGAAGAGGCCGTTGGACTCGTTAGGGAGGCCCTCCCACTATTCGGGCCAGAAGAACCCATAATACAGCCGGACGGCGTTGACGTCCCGGTTCTCTACCTGGATTTCGCCGTTGACCGGATGCACTACGATCCCGAGAAAGGAACTCCTCTGCCGAAGGGCTGTCCGAGGGGTTCGAGGCATACGGGCACTGAGGGAATCGAGGGAAGGGCCGAAGAAATTCTGAGGGATGCCCAGGTTCTCCCGGCCGCCGAGTTCAGGGAGCCCAGCCTCCTTTGGGGTCTTCCTCATCTTTGCAGGAACAGCTTACTACGCGCTCACCAAGAGGAGGCTCATCATCGAGCACAGGAAGGGAAGCCCAGGAATCGTGGTGAAGCCGGAAAGGCCTTACATAACAGTCTTTGGTCCGGTTTATCCGATGACGATTCACCACGCCTTCACGATAGCAGGAACCATCTTAGCACTCATCCACTTTGCCACCTGCACCGACTACTCTACCTTAGCTGGGAAAGCCGGCCTCGGAATGGCGATAGTCCTGATCCTGATGAACATAAGCGGCTTTTACGGGCGATACGTCCACGTTAAGCTTGAGATGGCCGCGAGAAAAAAGCAGAGCGAGAGGCTCAAACGCTTCACGGTTCTGCTGAGAAAGTGGAAGCTCTTCCACGTCGCCCTGGCCGGGTCCTTCCTGATTCTCCTGGGGATTCACCTCGCGGTGGTCGGGGACTGAGCACGGGTTTTGGCTTTTCTTCTCGTCTCCTTTTTTCTATAACGAAGACAGGAAATTTTAGAAAACCTTATATCTAAGTTCGAACCTAAATATAAACCGGAGGGATAATATGGCCGTGAAAATGGGCATCAAGTTCTTTGACGAGAACATCCTCAAGGACGGGTTCCCGGAGGGATTCACGGTTCTTGTGGCGGGAGAACCCGGTGCAGGGAAGACAATATTTGGCTCCACGTTCCTCTACAACGGCATGGAGCAGTTCGGGGAGAAAGCAGTCTATGTTTCTCTGGCCGAGACAAAGGAGGACTTCTACGAGGAGATGAAGGGCCTCGGAATGGACTTTGAGAAGTACGAGAAGGAGGGCCTGTTCAAGTTCATAGACCTCGTGACCGTGACTCCGGAGACAGTGGAGAAGGAAATAGAGCTCATGATGAGTGAAATCCTCACCTTCCAGCCCAGGAGGATAGTCATAGACTCGATAACGGCCTTTGCCCAGCTCCTTGGGCTGAAAAAGACGAGAGCATTTCTCCACACAACTCTTGGGAGATTCATAAAGGCTTTTGGCGCGGTGGCTTTCCTCATAGCTGAGAAACCCCTCGGAAAGGAAGAGATAGGCTTCGGTGTAGAGGAGTTCGTGGTAGATGGCGTAATCGTGCTGAAGTATTCGAAGCTCGGAGAAATCGTGAGAAGGATAATGGAAATACCCAAGATGAGGAAGCGCTCCGTCGAGAGGGCCCAGTACGAGTACGTGATAACCTCCAAAGGCATACACTTCCTTGAAATCCCTGAGCTTGTTAGAGGCACTGGCGATGTTTCAATCGAGAAGATAACGACGGGCATTGAAAAGCTCGACGAACTCCTTGGGGGTGGAGTTTACCGCGGCTCGGTAACCCTCCTCGTGGGAATGACGGGAACCGGAAAGACAACCTTCGGCCTGCACTTTGCGATAGCCAACTCCCTGCAGGGAAGGAAGGCAATTTACTTCGGCTTCGAGGAGCCGATAGGGCAGCTAATCAGGGCTGCGCGGGGATATGGGCTCCCCATTGATGAGGCACTACAAAATGGGCTGAGGCTTGAGGGATGGATTCCAGAGGCAAAGAGCCCCGTCTATACATTCCTGAAGATGAAGCAGCTGATAGAAGAGTTTAAGCCTGGGGTGGTGGTGATAGACAGCCTCACCGCACTGCGGGAGCACATGGATGACACAGAGCTCGCAAAGATGGTGCGCTATTTCAACTTGTTAATCAAGGAACACAACATCGCGGCATACATCACCCTAAACGCGGACACGAACTTTGAGACTGTGCCCTTCACGAAGGCCAGCACCTTCTCTGACAACATCATCGGGCTCCGCTATGCTATTAATGATGGGGTTATAGAGCGCTACCTCTCCGTGATAAAGGCGAGGGGCTCCGGCCACTCCAGAAAAATCCACCGGTATGAGATAACTTCCCAGGGGGTGGTGATATATGAATGAAGGCCAGAACGTTATTGTGAAGGCTGTGATTTACTCTGTGGAAAAGGCGAACCCGACGCTTAAGTCCCTGTTAGAGCTCCACCTCAAGACGACAACGGGGCAGGGGTTTGAACTGGCGTACAACGACCCCCAACGCTTCAAGGATGCCGTTTCAAAGCTCTTCGGCGAGTACAGCGCGAGGCTTCTTGAGATGCTCATCATAAGCTACTTTAAGGAGAAAGCTGGTCTGTCTGAGGATGTCAACAGCCTTGAGGAGCTCGTTGAGTACATCAAGAGGATTTACAGGTGACTGGCATGAGCGAACCACTGGGCATTTTGGCCCGTGCCGTGGAAAGGATAAGCCCCACTTTAATCCAGTTCGAGATTGGGAGCGACGTAGAAGTAATACTGATGAAGCTCCTATCCAAGCTCCGCCCCAACTACGAAGGCTTCCTGGTGATTTCGTTCTACGATGGCTACGAGGCTTTCAGAAAGTACGTGGAGAACGTCTTTGAGAGGGACTACGTCGATAAAGTCTTCGAGGGTGTGAAACTCGTTTCAGTGAACTCCTTCCTGGAAGAAGGGCTCCAGCCGCTGGAGAATCTGAAAACAACACAACCAGACATAATAGCTGGCAGGATTCTTGGGATAACTGCTAATCTTCCAAAGAGAACGCTGGTCTTGATTCTGGGGCTTGACTTTTATGGTGTTAGAGAGGGCGAAGAAAACCTCGTCCAGCTCTTCCCGCGGCTCATGACCGTCCTCAACAAGCGCGAGGGGTTCAGGACGCTGGTGACGTTTAACATGGGCATATTCAGTCCGGGCGTGGTCAACACCCTCGGAAGCTTTGTCTTCAACGTGGTCAAGGTCGGCCTTGAGGTGAATGGAACGGAGATCAGACGCTACCTCCAGTTCATTAGGACGCCCTTCCTCGAGTACAACCTGGAGAAGTGGTATTACACAATGATGGCCAAGATCGTGACGTTCAGAAGGAAAGAGGAGAGGTAAATCTCTCATATTTTTTGTAAATTGAACCTAAAATTTATAGATGCTCTTTCTCTCCTCAGCTTCTCTCTACGTTGGAGGTATATACCATAGACAGAATGGGGAGTCGGCGTTCCGAACGTTCCGGCCCTGAGTTGCCCGGGGATGGAGAATGCTTTAAAAATCTTAAATCTTGTCCAAATCCTTGAGAAACAAGACGACAGAAGACAACAAAAAAGAAGGGAAAATCCCTTCAAATCTTCTTGTGGCAGAACCACCAGTCGTAGCACTCGATTTCTCCGCGGGCCTTGGCTTCCTCGCGCTCCTTGATCTGGTCGACGGTTCCGGCCGGCGAGACTATGCCGCGGTCGCCGATGAGCTCGTTGTTCGGCCACTTGTGCGGAAGGGCAACTCCCTTCTCGTCGCTGGTCTTGAGGGCCTTAACGAGCCTGAGAACCTCATCCCAGTCCCTGCCGACCTCGGCCGGGTAGTAGACAATGGCCCTTATGGTGCCCTTGTCGTCAACGACAAAGACTGCCCTCGCGGTCTGGGTTGAGCCGCTCGGTATCATGCCGAGGGCTTCAGCGAGGTCTCCGCGGTCGTCGGCGATAATCGGGAAGGTTATCTCCTCACCGAGGGTCTCCTTTATCCACTCAGCCCACTTGAGGTGGCTGAACACCTGGTCAACGCTGAGTCCGATGGGCTCGACGCCGAGCTTTCTGAACTCCTCGGCGCGCTTCTGCATAGCGTAGAACTCGGTGGTGCACACCGGGGTGAAGTCGGCCGGGTGGCTGAAGAGAACGAACCACTTGCCCTCCTTCGTGAAATGCTCCGGTAGCTTTATCTTTCCAAAGGTCGTGTTGACCTCAACTTCCGGGAACTTTTCTCCTATGACGACCATCTTACATCACCTCTCTTTTTATGTATCGTCTTCACTATAAACCTAGTTGGTTCGAATATATAAAGCTTTCGGTTTGTTAACAGTATTGCTGGGGGTTAGCGGCACCTATTTTTGGGGATTTATGTTCTTTTT
This window harbors:
- a CDS encoding ATPase domain-containing protein; its protein translation is MAVKMGIKFFDENILKDGFPEGFTVLVAGEPGAGKTIFGSTFLYNGMEQFGEKAVYVSLAETKEDFYEEMKGLGMDFEKYEKEGLFKFIDLVTVTPETVEKEIELMMSEILTFQPRRIVIDSITAFAQLLGLKKTRAFLHTTLGRFIKAFGAVAFLIAEKPLGKEEIGFGVEEFVVDGVIVLKYSKLGEIVRRIMEIPKMRKRSVERAQYEYVITSKGIHFLEIPELVRGTGDVSIEKITTGIEKLDELLGGGVYRGSVTLLVGMTGTGKTTFGLHFAIANSLQGRKAIYFGFEEPIGQLIRAARGYGLPIDEALQNGLRLEGWIPEAKSPVYTFLKMKQLIEEFKPGVVVIDSLTALREHMDDTELAKMVRYFNLLIKEHNIAAYITLNADTNFETVPFTKASTFSDNIIGLRYAINDGVIERYLSVIKARGSGHSRKIHRYEITSQGVVIYE
- a CDS encoding NitrOD5 domain-containing protein; translated protein: MNEGQNVIVKAVIYSVEKANPTLKSLLELHLKTTTGQGFELAYNDPQRFKDAVSKLFGEYSARLLEMLIISYFKEKAGLSEDVNSLEELVEYIKRIYR
- a CDS encoding peroxiredoxin → MVVIGEKFPEVEVNTTFGKIKLPEHFTKEGKWFVLFSHPADFTPVCTTEFYAMQKRAEEFRKLGVEPIGLSVDQVFSHLKWAEWIKETLGEEITFPIIADDRGDLAEALGMIPSGSTQTARAVFVVDDKGTIRAIVYYPAEVGRDWDEVLRLVKALKTSDEKGVALPHKWPNNELIGDRGIVSPAGTVDQIKEREEAKARGEIECYDWWFCHKKI